One genomic segment of Paenibacillus xylanexedens includes these proteins:
- a CDS encoding glycoside hydrolase family 3 N-terminal domain-containing protein, protein MIGIWNSKIETELASMKFIFQIEDLNELQLRVWSEPVPMVEIDETVIEGNHLFAKGHNKYAPGILTFDLYFEENSFTGKLNMMGQELELIGEKGRGTALSEEFTALAEKIRKSDLSPRTDAEIKEEVDKLLSKMSLEDKIGQMSQCLSSNHSFGGDVESAPPEVLVAEGKTGSILGAFDLKRIYELQKIAVEQSPHKIPLFFNADIINGFQTIFPVPLAWSCSWDMDLIKDACSIAAKEATASGNTYNHGPMVDLTRDPRWGRVVEGAGEDPYLGAQIAKAQVEGFQGDSLFSDETLIACLKHFIGYGGTEGGRDYNTVDISEGTLRNFHLPAFQAGIEAGAGSVMNAFNIYQGVPVAGNSFLLRELLREELGFEGMLISDYGSVEEIQIHGAARDKREAAAMAINATMDIEMVTRAYADELPRLVEAGTIKEEQLDDAVRRILTYKYKIGIMDDPYRYIQPEKEAQLHLHPDHLEKSRELARKSVVMLKNNGVLPLEREQKVAVIGPFGASRDLLGPWQFSQYAYETISLLQGISAKGLDKSQLKYVQGCGVEAGIENGIEEAIMAAKESDVIVLALGEHSDMSGEAASRTDITLPAVQMKLAEAVVATGKPVVLVLTNGRPLALNWFEQHTDAIVETWFLGSQAGHAIAEVLFGDYNPSGKLTMSFPQNVGQVPVYYNHFKTGRPVTNVTRDQKYISKYIDCPNDPLYPFGYGLSYSKFEYSNLHIDLPKMTRKEVLHASVTVTNTGHYAGEEIVQLYIQDLYGSTVRPVKELKNFRSIRLESGQSQMVEFQISEQDLIYYTGNHRYEAELGEFKLYIGSNSVDVMEVAFELV, encoded by the coding sequence ATGATTGGAATTTGGAACAGTAAAATTGAAACGGAACTAGCTAGTATGAAATTTATCTTTCAAATTGAGGACCTGAACGAATTGCAGCTCCGTGTCTGGTCTGAGCCCGTCCCTATGGTTGAGATAGATGAGACGGTTATAGAGGGAAATCATCTTTTTGCTAAGGGACATAATAAATATGCGCCTGGTATCCTTACGTTCGATTTATATTTTGAAGAAAACTCTTTTACCGGAAAATTAAATATGATGGGTCAAGAACTTGAGCTGATTGGTGAAAAAGGTAGAGGAACCGCTCTGTCCGAAGAGTTCACAGCTCTAGCGGAAAAGATCCGTAAATCTGATCTAAGTCCCCGAACAGATGCGGAGATAAAAGAAGAAGTTGATAAGCTGCTAAGCAAGATGTCTCTAGAAGATAAAATTGGGCAAATGAGCCAGTGTTTATCGTCCAATCACTCTTTTGGCGGTGATGTGGAATCTGCACCACCTGAAGTATTAGTTGCAGAAGGAAAAACAGGCTCTATTCTTGGAGCATTTGATCTAAAGCGTATATATGAGCTGCAGAAGATTGCGGTAGAACAGTCTCCTCATAAAATTCCGTTATTCTTCAACGCGGATATTATTAATGGATTTCAGACTATTTTTCCTGTTCCGCTGGCATGGTCATGCAGTTGGGACATGGATTTAATTAAAGATGCTTGTTCCATTGCAGCAAAGGAAGCGACAGCTTCTGGCAATACTTATAATCACGGTCCTATGGTTGATTTGACCAGGGATCCACGTTGGGGACGTGTCGTAGAAGGAGCGGGAGAAGATCCATACCTTGGAGCTCAAATCGCTAAGGCTCAGGTTGAGGGATTTCAAGGAGATAGTTTGTTTAGCGACGAAACCTTGATTGCTTGCCTGAAGCATTTTATTGGCTACGGAGGGACTGAAGGAGGACGCGACTACAATACTGTGGATATCTCCGAGGGCACACTCCGGAATTTCCATTTGCCAGCATTCCAAGCGGGTATAGAGGCAGGGGCGGGTTCAGTGATGAATGCCTTCAATATTTATCAAGGTGTGCCTGTAGCCGGGAATTCATTCTTGCTTCGTGAGTTGCTGCGTGAAGAGCTTGGATTTGAGGGAATGTTAATTTCGGATTATGGTTCCGTGGAAGAAATACAGATTCATGGAGCAGCCCGGGATAAAAGAGAAGCGGCTGCTATGGCCATCAATGCTACGATGGATATTGAGATGGTCACAAGAGCGTATGCTGATGAGCTCCCTCGCCTAGTAGAAGCTGGTACTATTAAAGAGGAACAACTTGATGACGCTGTTCGTCGGATTCTAACTTACAAATATAAAATAGGAATTATGGATGATCCCTATCGTTATATCCAGCCAGAGAAAGAAGCTCAACTCCATCTTCATCCAGATCATTTGGAGAAGAGTAGAGAATTAGCTCGTAAATCGGTTGTAATGCTCAAAAATAACGGAGTGCTCCCTCTGGAAAGAGAACAAAAGGTTGCAGTAATTGGGCCTTTTGGTGCGAGCAGAGATTTGCTTGGACCTTGGCAATTCTCCCAATATGCTTACGAGACCATATCCTTATTACAAGGGATATCGGCTAAAGGGTTGGACAAGAGCCAGCTGAAATACGTGCAGGGATGCGGTGTAGAGGCTGGTATTGAGAACGGTATCGAGGAAGCCATTATGGCTGCCAAGGAGTCAGATGTCATTGTTCTCGCATTAGGTGAACACAGCGATATGAGTGGAGAAGCAGCTTCGCGGACGGATATTACACTCCCAGCGGTTCAGATGAAATTGGCTGAAGCGGTTGTAGCAACAGGAAAGCCAGTTGTTCTGGTATTAACTAACGGTAGGCCTCTTGCGCTTAATTGGTTTGAACAGCATACGGATGCGATTGTTGAAACGTGGTTTTTGGGTTCCCAGGCAGGTCATGCCATAGCCGAAGTTTTATTTGGTGACTACAATCCATCTGGTAAACTCACAATGAGCTTTCCACAGAACGTAGGACAAGTGCCGGTGTATTACAATCATTTTAAAACTGGACGTCCAGTGACGAATGTAACTCGGGATCAGAAATATATCTCAAAATATATTGATTGTCCTAATGATCCGTTATACCCGTTCGGATACGGACTTAGTTATTCCAAATTTGAATACTCGAATCTCCATATAGACTTACCAAAGATGACCCGGAAAGAAGTACTTCATGCGAGCGTGACAGTGACAAATACGGGACATTATGCCGGTGAAGAAATTGTACAGCTTTATATTCAAGATCTATACGGCAGCACCGTTCGTCCGGTCAAAGAACTTAAAAACTTCCGCTCTATCCGGCTGGAGTCGGGTCAAAGCCAAATGGTAGAATTCCAAATTTCGGAGCAAGATTTGATCTACTACACAGGCAATCATAGATACGAAGCAGAGCTCGGAGAGTTCAAACTTTATATTGGCTCAAATTCAGTTGATGTAATGGAAGTTGCTTTCGAACTGGTGTAG
- a CDS encoding glycoside hydrolase family 3 C-terminal domain-containing protein: MNIETLVGTLTLEEKAGMCSGKDDWLTKAVERLNIPSIRTSDGPHGLRTFDDQPGTNNSKPAVCFPAGCATAASFDRALLSSMGEALGREAQAMDVQVLLGPGINIKRSPLCGRNFEYFSEDPMLSGELGAAFVNGVQSQGVGTSLKHFFANNQEYRRMDASSEMDERTMREIYLPAFERVVKQSQPWTIMASYNKIGGTYSTENKQYLTDLLREEWGFEGLVVSDWGATHNRVKAVAAGTDLTMPSATKTDQEIVKAVQEGELSESELDRACIHLLELVFKSMDNRKEDVTFDYDSDHALARKISAESMVLLKNDNNVLPLKKNAKIAFIGAFAKAPRYQGGGSSHINSYKVTNAFDAASQLMSGNLTYAQGYHLDSLEPDANLVQEAVAAAKDADVAVIFAGLPDAMESEGFDRGDMRMPHNHNELIAAVSAAQPNTVVVLHNGSPVEMPWVKAPKAILEVYLGGQAVGEATVQVLFGEENPSGRIPESFPVRLEDNPSYLFFPGENGVVDYSERMFVGYRYYESKKMDVLFPFGHGLSYTTFSYSNLRVSTTNMTEDDTVTVSVDVTNTGSMTGKEVVQLYIAPHKGGIIRPVRELKGFEKIELNPREMKTVTFTLGKRDFAYWNMAAQDWAVETGEYTVQIGYSSYSIAQETTLHIEGKENPEGMEYTMFTPIKDFIRHPIGKTFWEANFGKMAEGMVRTGLVQEEALAAGMQLGNNDSALMIQPISIMTAFVPELDGQPINEILEQMNIKYSAHKEK; this comes from the coding sequence ATGAATATCGAAACACTGGTCGGTACATTGACGCTTGAAGAAAAAGCGGGAATGTGTTCCGGAAAAGACGATTGGTTGACAAAAGCGGTAGAGCGGTTAAACATCCCTTCCATCCGTACAAGTGATGGACCTCATGGTCTACGGACGTTTGATGATCAGCCTGGTACAAATAATAGTAAGCCAGCAGTCTGCTTCCCGGCAGGGTGTGCCACTGCAGCCAGCTTTGACCGAGCGTTGCTGAGTAGCATGGGGGAGGCTTTAGGGAGAGAGGCTCAGGCGATGGATGTGCAGGTGCTGCTTGGACCTGGTATCAATATTAAACGCAGTCCGCTTTGTGGCCGTAACTTTGAGTACTTCAGCGAAGACCCTATGCTCTCCGGAGAACTTGGTGCTGCATTTGTAAATGGTGTTCAAAGCCAGGGTGTAGGCACAAGCCTTAAGCATTTCTTCGCCAACAATCAGGAGTACCGCCGCATGGACGCTTCTTCTGAAATGGATGAGCGTACCATGCGTGAGATCTATTTGCCGGCATTTGAACGGGTAGTCAAGCAATCCCAGCCGTGGACCATTATGGCTTCTTATAATAAAATTGGCGGCACGTACTCTACAGAAAACAAACAATACCTCACCGATTTGTTACGTGAGGAATGGGGGTTTGAGGGTCTTGTTGTCAGTGATTGGGGAGCGACGCACAACCGGGTCAAAGCCGTGGCCGCAGGAACCGATCTTACAATGCCTTCAGCTACCAAAACAGATCAGGAGATTGTAAAGGCTGTGCAGGAAGGTGAGCTATCGGAAAGTGAACTGGACAGAGCCTGCATTCATTTATTGGAGCTTGTCTTTAAATCAATGGATAACCGTAAAGAAGATGTTACCTTTGATTACGACAGCGACCATGCATTGGCGCGTAAGATCTCAGCTGAATCAATGGTGCTTTTGAAAAACGACAATAATGTATTACCGCTAAAGAAGAATGCAAAAATTGCATTTATAGGTGCGTTTGCCAAGGCGCCCCGCTATCAAGGCGGTGGTTCCAGTCATATTAACAGTTATAAAGTTACAAATGCTTTCGATGCTGCTTCTCAACTCATGTCTGGTAACTTAACCTATGCTCAAGGTTATCACTTGGACAGTTTGGAGCCGGATGCGAATTTAGTCCAGGAAGCAGTTGCTGCAGCCAAGGATGCAGACGTTGCTGTAATCTTTGCCGGATTGCCGGATGCGATGGAATCGGAAGGTTTCGACCGTGGTGACATGCGGATGCCACACAATCATAATGAACTGATTGCTGCTGTAAGTGCTGCCCAGCCCAATACTGTTGTTGTGCTGCATAACGGCTCGCCTGTGGAAATGCCATGGGTTAAAGCACCGAAAGCCATTCTCGAAGTATACCTCGGGGGGCAAGCGGTCGGCGAAGCAACAGTCCAGGTGTTGTTTGGTGAGGAGAATCCCTCTGGACGGATACCGGAATCGTTCCCGGTTCGTCTGGAGGACAACCCTTCCTATCTATTTTTTCCGGGGGAAAATGGGGTAGTGGATTACAGTGAACGGATGTTTGTTGGATACCGTTATTATGAGAGCAAAAAGATGGACGTGCTGTTTCCATTCGGTCATGGGTTGTCCTATACGACTTTTTCGTACAGTAACCTAAGGGTTAGTACAACAAACATGACGGAAGATGATACGGTAACTGTCTCGGTTGACGTAACTAACACTGGAAGTATGACAGGGAAAGAAGTAGTACAGTTATATATCGCACCTCATAAAGGGGGGATCATCCGCCCGGTACGTGAATTAAAGGGCTTTGAGAAAATTGAACTGAACCCACGGGAAATGAAAACGGTGACCTTTACACTGGGTAAGCGGGATTTTGCTTATTGGAACATGGCTGCGCAAGACTGGGCAGTAGAAACAGGTGAATACACTGTGCAAATTGGGTATTCCTCTTATTCGATTGCACAAGAAACCACATTGCATATCGAAGGGAAAGAGAACCCCGAAGGAATGGAATACACAATGTTCACACCTATAAAGGACTTTATACGTCATCCGATTGGTAAAACCTTTTGGGAAGCGAACTTTGGCAAGATGGCAGAAGGAATGGTGCGAACCGGCTTAGTCCAGGAAGAGGCGCTTGCAGCGGGTATGCAGCTTGGAAATAACGACTCAGCATTAATGATCCAGCCTATATCGATCATGACGGCCTTTGTTCCAGAGCTTGATGGCCAACCTATCAACGAAATATTAGAGCAAATGAACATCAAATACTCAGCTCACAAGGAGAAGTGA
- a CDS encoding family 43 glycosylhydrolase yields MPGFRVRHYPWRCRVQPFLNENMTIQGSEYNMYVCNPINMEYKYQFIKGQGKMLTFREAADPSMILFHGKYFMFPSMTAGFLVSDNLHDWEFYPLKGLPVHDYAPDVRVIGEYMYFSASSRSKNCSFYRTKDPIRGEFEEIEGTFPFWDPNLFVDDDGKVYFYWGCSSQTPIYGGELDPRDMKPKGEPLELIYSNTTVIGYERNGENHIPKTLEQIEEIVQGYANANPGITDEHLNMIRQAVGNDPYIEGAWMDKHNGKYYLQYSSPGTEYNVYSDGVYVSNTPLGPFTLANNNPFSYKPGGFIPGAGHGSTMEDKYGNLWHTSTMRISENYILERRLGLWPAGFDKDGELFCNQRFGDWPFRIEQAQMNPWDNPEWMLLSYNKPAKASSFIEGKEASKATDENVQTWWQAGSNASGEWIEVDLKHPCDVHAIQINFADDQLDLSLPEGAAMIEGRFIDERQHYTRWILEGSVDGKEYFVIEDKSDANTDLSHDLIVKEDGIKARYLRCIVKELPFNQQACISGLRVFGIGVGTLPDKTSEIQLELLGELDLSVSWKSVEAAGYNVLWGFAPDKLYHSHMIFERNQMVIKALIKGQPLYVRVDSFNEIGITEGEVYKAI; encoded by the coding sequence ATGCCTGGATTTCGGGTTCGCCATTACCCATGGCGATGCCGAGTCCAGCCATTTTTAAACGAGAATATGACAATTCAAGGGAGTGAATATAATATGTACGTTTGCAATCCTATTAACATGGAATATAAATATCAGTTTATCAAAGGACAAGGAAAAATGCTTACTTTTAGGGAAGCTGCTGATCCGTCTATGATTCTATTTCATGGAAAATACTTTATGTTTCCCTCAATGACAGCGGGATTTCTTGTAAGCGATAATCTGCATGACTGGGAATTTTATCCTTTGAAGGGTTTGCCCGTTCATGATTATGCTCCGGATGTGCGGGTTATCGGGGAGTATATGTATTTTTCTGCATCAAGTCGATCGAAGAATTGCTCTTTCTACAGAACAAAAGATCCGATTCGCGGTGAGTTTGAGGAAATAGAAGGGACATTTCCATTCTGGGATCCAAATCTATTTGTAGATGATGATGGTAAGGTTTATTTTTACTGGGGATGTTCCAGTCAAACGCCTATCTATGGGGGCGAGCTGGATCCAAGGGATATGAAACCCAAAGGGGAGCCGCTAGAACTGATCTATAGCAATACTACGGTTATTGGTTATGAGAGAAATGGCGAAAATCATATCCCGAAAACGCTTGAGCAAATTGAGGAGATAGTGCAAGGCTATGCAAATGCAAATCCGGGTATTACTGATGAGCATCTGAATATGATTAGGCAGGCGGTAGGGAATGATCCATACATTGAAGGCGCATGGATGGATAAGCATAACGGAAAATACTATCTTCAATATTCTAGCCCTGGGACGGAGTATAACGTTTATTCGGATGGGGTCTACGTATCCAATACACCATTAGGACCGTTTACGCTGGCGAATAATAATCCTTTCTCCTACAAGCCGGGGGGGTTCATTCCAGGTGCTGGGCACGGATCAACAATGGAAGATAAATACGGGAATCTTTGGCATACCTCAACCATGAGAATCAGCGAAAATTATATCTTAGAAAGAAGATTGGGGTTATGGCCTGCAGGTTTCGATAAGGACGGAGAATTATTCTGCAATCAGCGATTTGGAGACTGGCCTTTCAGGATCGAACAGGCACAGATGAATCCATGGGACAATCCGGAATGGATGCTGTTGTCTTACAATAAACCTGCTAAGGCATCTTCCTTTATAGAAGGAAAAGAAGCTTCGAAAGCGACGGATGAGAATGTTCAAACATGGTGGCAAGCAGGCTCTAATGCTTCTGGAGAATGGATCGAAGTAGATTTGAAGCATCCATGCGATGTACATGCCATACAAATCAATTTTGCCGATGATCAATTAGATCTTTCGCTTCCAGAGGGAGCGGCTATGATAGAAGGGCGATTCATCGACGAACGTCAGCATTATACCAGATGGATTCTCGAAGGATCAGTGGATGGAAAAGAATATTTTGTAATTGAGGATAAGTCGGATGCAAATACTGATTTGTCACATGATCTCATAGTGAAAGAAGACGGAATAAAGGCAAGGTATCTCCGGTGCATTGTAAAGGAGCTTCCTTTTAACCAACAGGCATGTATTTCGGGTCTTCGCGTGTTCGGGATTGGCGTAGGAACACTCCCTGATAAAACGAGCGAAATTCAACTCGAACTTTTAGGTGAACTTGATCTTTCGGTTTCATGGAAGAGTGTTGAAGCGGCTGGTTACAATGTGCTCTGGGGATTTGCTCCAGATAAACTGTACCATAGTCACATGATATTCGAAAGAAATCAGATGGTAATTAAGGCATTAATCAAAGGTCAGCCGTTATATGTCCGGGTAGATAGTTTTAATGAGATCGGGATAACTGAAGGTGAGGTTTACAAGGCGATCTAA
- a CDS encoding ABC transporter permease → MKASTNVNLPKARKKKINWKSYIPLYLMALPALIYLFINNYMPLYGMQIAFRELDFSGSIFDGKFVWFDNFKFLFTTDDAWIMTRNTVLYNLLFIVVGTIFAIVVSILFNEIISKKLAKAYQSAILIPYFISMVIVSYLGFAFLSSETGFINHSILKPLGIDPVSWYSEPKYWPFILLFVNTWKGIGYSLLLYTARILTISSDYYEAAKIDGATKFQQIMNITLPLLKPVIILMTILAIGRIFYSDFGLFYQVPMNSGALYDSTTTIDTYSFRALMKLGDITMSTATGVYQSFVGFILVVASNMVLRKYSKEDSLF, encoded by the coding sequence GTGAAAGCATCAACAAATGTGAACTTGCCGAAAGCGCGTAAAAAAAAGATAAATTGGAAGTCTTATATTCCTTTGTATCTTATGGCTTTACCAGCGTTAATCTACTTATTCATTAACAATTATATGCCTCTGTACGGCATGCAGATCGCATTTCGGGAACTTGATTTCTCCGGCAGCATTTTCGATGGGAAGTTCGTATGGTTCGATAACTTTAAGTTCCTGTTCACGACTGACGATGCTTGGATCATGACACGGAATACAGTTCTGTACAATCTTTTATTTATCGTGGTGGGCACGATTTTCGCAATCGTGGTGTCGATTCTCTTCAATGAGATCATTAGCAAAAAACTTGCCAAGGCTTATCAGTCTGCCATACTGATTCCTTATTTTATCTCCATGGTCATCGTTAGTTATTTAGGCTTCGCGTTTCTCAGCAGTGAAACCGGGTTCATCAATCATTCCATCTTAAAACCGCTCGGAATCGATCCTGTCTCCTGGTATTCCGAACCTAAATACTGGCCATTCATTCTTTTGTTTGTGAATACATGGAAGGGTATTGGATACAGCTTATTGTTATATACAGCGAGGATTCTTACCATCAGCTCCGATTATTATGAGGCTGCCAAAATAGATGGAGCGACGAAGTTTCAGCAAATCATGAATATTACCTTGCCACTTCTTAAGCCGGTTATTATCTTGATGACAATCTTGGCCATCGGCAGAATATTCTATTCCGATTTCGGTTTATTTTATCAGGTTCCAATGAATTCGGGTGCACTGTATGACAGCACAACAACAATTGATACTTATTCATTCCGGGCGCTTATGAAGCTTGGAGATATTACGATGTCAACAGCAACGGGAGTATACCAGTCGTTTGTAGGTTTCATATTAGTTGTGGCCTCGAATATGGTGCTTCGCAAATATAGCAAGGAAGATTCCCTATTCTAA
- a CDS encoding carbohydrate ABC transporter permease, with translation MIDIKERKWSIAGHILMIILSVLAIAPFILLLMSSITDETAALRNGYSFFPEKFSLDAYKYIAGQWEVIGKAYLVSIFVTVVGTIVGVLISAMLAYTLSKPDLPGRSLLMFLLIFTMLFNGGLTATYIVYTQIFHIKDTIFGLLLPNLLMNAYFVVMFKNYFEYTLPAALVESARIDGATEFRVFRSIAIPLSMPMFVTVGMTTALTYWNDWTNGMYFLSTNSKIQSVQTILNNINENIKFLQQNNVGTAVSTADLPSVTIRMAIAIVGILPMLALFPIFQKWFVKGATAGAVKE, from the coding sequence ATGATAGATATCAAAGAAAGAAAATGGTCCATTGCTGGACATATTCTGATGATTATCTTATCCGTACTGGCAATAGCACCTTTCATTTTGTTATTAATGTCCTCCATAACTGATGAAACTGCGGCGCTGAGAAATGGTTATAGTTTTTTTCCGGAAAAATTCTCATTGGACGCTTACAAATATATCGCCGGGCAATGGGAAGTCATCGGCAAAGCTTATCTGGTTTCAATTTTCGTCACCGTAGTCGGTACGATAGTCGGCGTGCTTATATCGGCAATGCTTGCGTATACCCTAAGCAAGCCTGATCTTCCGGGGCGTAGTTTACTGATGTTCCTGTTAATCTTCACAATGTTGTTTAATGGCGGATTGACTGCTACTTATATTGTATATACACAAATTTTTCATATCAAAGACACCATATTCGGCTTGCTACTTCCAAATTTATTAATGAATGCCTATTTTGTCGTCATGTTTAAGAATTACTTTGAGTATACCCTGCCGGCAGCGCTCGTGGAATCCGCACGAATCGATGGAGCTACCGAATTTAGAGTATTTCGCAGCATTGCGATTCCCTTGTCCATGCCAATGTTCGTCACGGTTGGGATGACAACCGCTTTGACATATTGGAACGATTGGACGAACGGGATGTATTTTCTCTCGACGAACAGTAAAATCCAAAGTGTTCAAACGATATTAAATAACATAAACGAGAATATCAAGTTCCTACAGCAGAATAATGTAGGCACTGCAGTCAGTACGGCGGATTTGCCTTCAGTTACCATCCGAATGGCCATTGCAATTGTGGGAATCTTACCGATGCTCGCGTTGTTCCCGATCTTCCAAAAATGGTTCGTTAAAGGGGCTACGGCCGGAGCAGTCAAAGAGTAA